In Streptomyces durocortorensis, a genomic segment contains:
- a CDS encoding DUF5999 family protein: MCQHQPPCPTADSPDREAARLTAHHPEQGWSLLCNGVLLFEDTGELLPDGQIIAPHRPLAAGRVVKAA, from the coding sequence ATGTGCCAGCACCAGCCACCCTGCCCCACCGCCGACTCACCCGACCGGGAGGCGGCCCGCCTGACGGCCCACCACCCCGAACAGGGCTGGAGCCTTCTGTGCAACGGCGTCCTGCTCTTCGAGGACACCGGCGAACTGCTGCCCGACGGGCAGATCATCGCCCCGCACCGGCCGCTGGCAGCGGGCCGCGTGGTGAAGGCCGCCTGA
- the gcvP gene encoding aminomethyl-transferring glycine dehydrogenase, whose product MTPRRTPLSQLEQGIPFEQRHIGPDAEAQAKMLAQVGYGSLDELTAAAVPDVIKSAEALNLPSARTEAEVLAELRSLADRNQVLAPMIGLGYYGTFTPPVILRNVMENPAWYTAYTPYQPEISQGRLEALLNFQTMVAELTGLPTSGASLLDEGTAAAEAMALARRVGKVKNGVFLVDADTLPQTIAVIETRAEPTGVEVVVADLSDGIPAEIAARGVFGVLLQYPGASGAVRAIEPVIEQAHELGAIVTVAADLLALTLLTSPGDLGADIAVGTTQRFGVPMGFGGPHAGFMAVREKFARSLPGRLVGVSVDADGNKAYRLALQTREQHIRREKATSNICTAQVLLAVMAGMYAVYHGPEGLRTIARRTHRFAAILADGLRGAGVDVVHGAFFDTLTVRAPGKAAGIVADARERGVNLRLVDADHVSIACDETTTRAQIAAVWAAFGAEGDIEALDATVGDALPEGALRSDDILTHPVFHQHRSETAMLRYLRKLADRDYALDRGMIPLGSCTMKLNATAEMESITWPEFGALHPFAPAEQAQGFLTLIRELEERLAEVTGYDAVSIQPNAGSQGEFAGLLAVRAYHRANGDDQRTVCLIPSSAHGTNAASAVMAGMKVVVVKTADDGEVDIADLRAKIEQYRDELAVLMITYPSTHGVFEEHVADICGEVHDAGGQVYVDGANLNALVGLAKPGKFGGDVSHLNLHKTFCIPHGGGGPGVGPVGVRAHLAPYLPNHPLQPAAGPETGVGPISAAPWGSAGILPISWAYVRLMGGEGLKRATQVAVLAANYIAKRLEPHFPILYNGPAGLVAHECIVDLRPISKATGVSIDDIAKRLIDYGFHSPTMSFPVAGTLMIEPTESEDLAELDRFCDTMIAIRAEIEKVASGEWSADDNPLRNAPHTAGALGGDWEHGYSREEAVFPAGVSAADKYWPPVRRIDGAFGDRNLVCSCPPLDEYDN is encoded by the coding sequence ATGACCCCCCGTCGCACTCCGCTCTCCCAGCTGGAGCAGGGCATTCCGTTCGAGCAGCGCCACATAGGGCCCGATGCCGAGGCCCAGGCGAAGATGCTCGCCCAAGTCGGCTACGGCTCCCTCGACGAGCTGACCGCCGCCGCGGTGCCCGACGTGATCAAGAGCGCGGAGGCCCTGAACCTTCCCTCGGCGCGCACCGAGGCCGAGGTCCTGGCCGAGCTCCGGTCGCTGGCCGACCGCAACCAGGTGCTCGCCCCGATGATCGGCCTCGGCTACTACGGCACCTTCACGCCGCCCGTCATCCTGCGCAACGTCATGGAGAACCCCGCGTGGTACACGGCCTACACGCCGTACCAGCCGGAGATCTCCCAGGGCCGCCTGGAGGCCCTGCTGAACTTCCAGACGATGGTCGCCGAGCTGACCGGGCTGCCCACCTCCGGCGCCTCCCTGCTCGACGAGGGCACCGCGGCCGCCGAGGCGATGGCGCTCGCCCGGCGCGTCGGCAAGGTCAAGAACGGCGTCTTCCTGGTCGACGCCGACACCCTGCCGCAGACCATCGCGGTGATCGAGACCCGCGCCGAGCCCACCGGCGTCGAGGTCGTCGTCGCCGACCTCAGCGACGGCATCCCCGCCGAGATCGCCGCGCGCGGCGTCTTCGGCGTCCTGCTCCAGTACCCGGGCGCCTCCGGTGCCGTCCGCGCCATCGAGCCCGTCATCGAGCAGGCGCACGAGCTCGGCGCGATCGTCACCGTCGCCGCCGACCTGCTGGCCCTGACGCTGCTCACCTCGCCCGGAGACCTCGGCGCCGACATCGCCGTCGGCACCACCCAGCGCTTCGGTGTCCCGATGGGCTTCGGAGGCCCGCACGCCGGCTTCATGGCGGTCCGCGAGAAGTTCGCCCGCTCCCTGCCCGGCCGCCTCGTCGGCGTCTCCGTCGACGCCGACGGCAACAAGGCCTACCGCCTGGCCCTCCAGACCCGCGAGCAGCACATCCGCCGCGAGAAGGCCACCAGCAACATCTGCACCGCGCAGGTCCTGCTCGCCGTCATGGCCGGGATGTACGCCGTCTACCACGGCCCCGAGGGGCTGCGGACGATCGCCCGGCGCACGCACCGCTTCGCCGCGATCCTGGCCGACGGCCTGCGGGGCGCCGGCGTCGACGTCGTGCACGGCGCGTTCTTCGACACCCTGACCGTGCGGGCGCCCGGCAAGGCGGCGGGGATCGTCGCGGACGCCCGGGAGCGCGGGGTCAACCTGCGCCTCGTCGACGCCGACCACGTCTCCATCGCCTGCGATGAGACCACCACCCGGGCGCAGATCGCCGCTGTCTGGGCCGCCTTCGGCGCCGAGGGCGACATCGAGGCGCTGGACGCCACGGTCGGCGACGCGCTGCCCGAGGGGGCGCTGCGCTCCGACGACATCCTGACCCACCCGGTCTTCCACCAGCACCGCTCCGAGACCGCGATGCTGCGCTACCTGCGCAAGCTCGCCGATCGTGACTACGCGCTGGACCGGGGCATGATCCCGCTCGGCTCCTGCACGATGAAGCTGAACGCGACGGCCGAGATGGAGTCGATCACCTGGCCCGAGTTCGGCGCGCTGCACCCCTTCGCCCCGGCCGAGCAGGCGCAGGGCTTCCTGACCCTCATCCGTGAGCTGGAGGAGCGCCTCGCCGAGGTCACGGGTTACGACGCCGTCTCCATCCAGCCCAACGCCGGTTCGCAGGGCGAGTTCGCGGGTCTGCTGGCCGTGCGGGCGTACCACCGTGCCAACGGTGACGACCAGCGCACCGTCTGTCTCATCCCGTCCTCCGCGCACGGCACCAACGCCGCCAGCGCCGTCATGGCGGGCATGAAGGTCGTCGTGGTGAAGACCGCCGACGACGGCGAGGTCGACATCGCGGACCTGCGCGCCAAGATCGAGCAGTACCGCGACGAGCTCGCCGTGCTCATGATCACCTACCCCTCCACCCACGGGGTCTTCGAGGAGCACGTCGCCGACATCTGCGGCGAGGTGCACGACGCGGGCGGCCAGGTCTACGTCGACGGCGCCAACCTCAACGCGCTTGTCGGACTCGCCAAGCCCGGCAAGTTCGGCGGCGACGTCTCGCACCTGAACCTGCACAAGACCTTCTGCATCCCGCACGGCGGCGGCGGCCCCGGCGTCGGCCCGGTCGGTGTCCGCGCGCACCTCGCCCCGTACCTCCCCAACCACCCGCTCCAGCCCGCCGCGGGCCCGGAGACCGGGGTGGGCCCGATCTCGGCCGCCCCGTGGGGCTCGGCGGGCATTCTGCCGATCTCCTGGGCGTACGTGCGTCTGATGGGCGGCGAGGGTCTCAAGCGCGCCACGCAGGTCGCCGTGCTGGCCGCCAACTACATCGCCAAGCGCCTGGAGCCGCACTTCCCGATCCTGTACAACGGCCCGGCCGGACTGGTCGCGCACGAGTGCATCGTCGACCTGCGGCCCATCTCCAAGGCGACCGGCGTCTCCATCGACGACATCGCCAAGCGCCTGATCGACTACGGTTTCCACTCGCCGACCATGTCGTTCCCGGTCGCCGGCACGCTGATGATCGAGCCGACCGAGAGCGAGGACCTCGCGGAGCTCGACCGGTTCTGCGACACCATGATCGCGATCCGCGCCGAAATCGAGAAGGTCGCCTCCGGCGAGTGGAGCGCGGACGACAACCCGCTGCGCAACGCCCCGCACACCGCGGGCGCGCTGGGCGGTGACTGGGAGCACGGCTACAGCCGCGAGGAGGCCGTCTTCCCGGCCGGTGTGTCCGCCGCCGACAAGTACTGGCCGCCGGTCCGCCGCATCGACGGGGCCTTCGGCGACCGGAACCTGGTCTGCTCCTGCCCGCCGCTGGACGAGTACGACAACTGA
- a CDS encoding PRC-barrel domain-containing protein: MQTDIDPRRLIGRKAFDRKGTKIGTVDEVYLDDATGVPEWAAVRTGLFSRDAFVPLEPSEFVDDTLRVPFDRTLIKNAPDFGVGRHLSPEQELQLYRHYGLDSSPPEEPSTDRDFGRLAGQEE; encoded by the coding sequence GTGCAGACCGATATCGATCCGCGCCGCCTGATCGGCCGCAAGGCATTCGATCGCAAGGGCACCAAGATCGGAACGGTGGATGAGGTCTATCTCGACGATGCGACGGGGGTCCCCGAGTGGGCGGCCGTCCGCACCGGCCTGTTCAGCAGGGACGCCTTCGTTCCCCTGGAACCCAGCGAATTCGTCGACGACACGCTGCGCGTCCCCTTCGACCGCACGCTGATCAAGAACGCGCCGGACTTCGGTGTCGGCAGGCATCTCTCGCCCGAGCAGGAACTCCAGCTCTACCGTCATTACGGACTGGACTCCTCGCCCCCGGAGGAACCGTCCACCGACCGTGACTTCGGCAGGCTGGCGGGCCAGGAGGAGTAG
- a CDS encoding DNA polymerase IV, giving the protein MRPAPTILHLDMDAFYASAEQAAKPSLRGKAVVVGGLGPRGVVATASYEARRLGVHSAMPTAQARRLAPNAAYLVPRFSLYRTVSDQVMELLGRLSPLVEPLSLDEAFVDLEAGEAADDAASARATGEGLRAAIRAVTGLSGSVGLAGSKMLAKIASEQAKPDGLLLIEPGTERELLAPMSVRVLPGVGPATGDHLRRAGMTSIHDLAEAGEAELVRLVGKAHGHGLHRMALGLDDRPVVAERDAKSVSVEDTFDVDLHDRVRVRAEVERLAVRCVERLRAADRSGRTVVLKVRRYDFSTLTRSETLRGPTDDPTVVREAAGRLLESVDTTGGVRLLGVGVTGLADFTQEDLFAQAADARELERRSHEPQEQAVGAPGEEAVPEPEADSAEQLAARRWPAGHDVHHEEHGHGWVQGSGIGRVTVRFEEPWSAPGRVLTFRIDDALLRPADPLPLVREAPDYSSWPASLPKSRSVDGSSGGEESSP; this is encoded by the coding sequence GTGAGACCCGCGCCCACCATCCTTCATCTGGACATGGACGCCTTCTACGCGTCGGCGGAGCAGGCGGCCAAGCCGAGCCTGCGCGGCAAAGCGGTCGTGGTGGGCGGCCTCGGGCCGCGCGGAGTGGTCGCCACCGCCTCGTACGAGGCCCGGCGCCTCGGGGTGCACTCGGCGATGCCCACCGCCCAGGCCCGGCGGCTCGCGCCGAACGCCGCTTACCTGGTGCCCCGCTTCTCGCTGTACCGGACGGTGAGCGACCAGGTGATGGAGCTCCTGGGGCGGCTGTCGCCCCTGGTCGAGCCGCTCAGCCTGGACGAGGCCTTCGTCGACCTGGAGGCCGGCGAGGCGGCGGACGACGCGGCGTCGGCCCGGGCGACGGGGGAGGGACTGCGGGCGGCCATCAGGGCGGTGACCGGACTCAGCGGCTCCGTCGGCCTGGCCGGGTCCAAGATGCTCGCCAAGATCGCCTCCGAGCAGGCCAAACCGGACGGGCTGCTGCTCATCGAGCCGGGCACCGAACGCGAGCTGCTCGCCCCCATGTCCGTCCGCGTCCTGCCAGGGGTCGGGCCGGCCACCGGCGACCACCTCAGGCGGGCGGGGATGACCAGCATCCACGACCTGGCCGAGGCGGGCGAGGCGGAGCTCGTGCGGCTGGTCGGCAAGGCCCACGGGCACGGGCTCCACCGGATGGCCCTGGGACTCGACGACCGGCCGGTGGTCGCCGAGCGGGACGCCAAGTCCGTCTCCGTGGAGGACACCTTCGATGTGGATCTCCACGACCGGGTGCGGGTGCGCGCCGAGGTGGAGCGGCTGGCCGTGCGGTGCGTGGAGCGGCTGCGCGCGGCGGACCGGTCGGGGCGCACGGTGGTGCTGAAGGTGCGCCGCTACGACTTCTCCACGCTGACCCGCTCCGAGACGCTCCGGGGGCCCACGGACGACCCCACGGTGGTGCGGGAGGCGGCCGGGCGGCTGCTGGAGTCCGTCGACACCACCGGCGGCGTACGGCTCCTGGGCGTGGGTGTCACGGGGCTGGCCGACTTCACTCAGGAGGATCTGTTCGCGCAGGCCGCCGATGCCCGGGAGCTGGAGCGGCGCTCCCACGAGCCGCAGGAGCAGGCTGTGGGGGCACCCGGAGAGGAGGCCGTCCCGGAACCGGAAGCGGACAGCGCCGAGCAGCTCGCCGCCCGGCGCTGGCCCGCCGGACACGACGTGCACCACGAGGAGCACGGGCACGGCTGGGTGCAGGGGAGCGGCATCGGCCGGGTCACCGTCCGGTTCGAGGAACCGTGGAGCGCGCCCGGCCGGGTTCTCACCTTCCGTATCGACGATGCGCTGCTGCGGCCCGCCGATCCGCTGCCGCTCGTCCGAGAAGCGCCGGACTACTCCTCCTGGCCCGCCAGCCTGCCGAAGTCACGGTCGGTGGACGGTTCCTCCGGGGGCGAGGAGTCCAGTCCGTAA
- a CDS encoding MerR family transcriptional regulator, which produces MRSSGDGTAAGGPYPQHGSGADHAIRQPVQPAAVAADGVAAASDIGYRGPTACAAAGITYRQLDYWARTGLVEPSVRPAYGSGTQRLYSFRDVVLLKIVKRFLDTGVALQNIRTTVQHLRAGGFQDLERMTLMSDGATVYECSSPDEVVSLLQGGQGVFGIAVGVVWRDVDVALSQLHGERVDTGETLIGHNPADELARRRNRAG; this is translated from the coding sequence GTGAGAAGCAGCGGCGACGGTACGGCGGCTGGTGGGCCGTATCCGCAGCACGGCAGTGGAGCCGACCACGCCATCAGGCAGCCGGTACAGCCGGCCGCGGTGGCAGCGGACGGCGTGGCAGCGGCGAGCGATATCGGCTATCGCGGACCGACGGCGTGCGCGGCGGCGGGCATCACCTACCGCCAGCTCGACTACTGGGCGCGTACGGGCCTGGTCGAGCCGAGTGTGCGTCCGGCCTACGGGTCGGGGACCCAGCGTCTCTACAGTTTCCGGGACGTGGTCCTCCTCAAGATCGTCAAGCGGTTCCTGGACACCGGAGTCGCTCTCCAGAACATCCGCACCACGGTCCAGCATCTGCGGGCCGGGGGCTTTCAGGATCTGGAGCGCATGACGCTGATGAGCGACGGGGCCACGGTCTACGAGTGCTCCTCGCCCGACGAGGTCGTCAGCCTGCTCCAGGGCGGGCAGGGCGTCTTCGGGATCGCCGTGGGCGTCGTCTGGCGGGACGTGGACGTGGCGCTCTCGCAGCTGCACGGGGAGCGGGTCGACACCGGCGAGACGCTCATCGGCCACAACCCCGCGGACGAGCTGGCCCGGCGGCGTAACCGGGCGGGCTGA
- a CDS encoding bifunctional nuclease family protein, which produces MNELDVVGVRVEMPSNQPIVLLREVGGDRYLPIWIGPGEATAIAFAQQGMAPARPLTHDLFKDVLEAVGQELTEVRITDLREGVFYAELVFASGVEVSARPSDAIALALRTGTPIYGSDGVLDDAGIAIPDEQEDEVEKFREFLDQISPEDFGTNSQ; this is translated from the coding sequence GTGAACGAGCTCGACGTTGTCGGTGTCCGGGTGGAAATGCCCTCCAACCAACCGATCGTTCTCCTGCGTGAAGTGGGAGGCGACCGGTACCTCCCCATTTGGATCGGTCCTGGTGAGGCGACCGCGATCGCCTTCGCCCAGCAGGGCATGGCTCCGGCCAGGCCGCTGACCCATGACCTGTTCAAGGATGTGCTGGAGGCCGTGGGCCAGGAGCTCACCGAGGTGCGCATCACGGACCTTCGCGAAGGGGTCTTCTACGCGGAGCTGGTCTTCGCCAGCGGGGTGGAGGTGAGCGCCCGGCCGTCCGACGCCATAGCGCTCGCCCTGCGGACCGGCACGCCGATCTACGGCAGTGACGGCGTGCTGGACGATGCGGGCATCGCGATCCCCGACGAGCAGGAGGACGAGGTGGAGAAGTTCCGCGAATTCCTCGACCAGATCTCGCCGGAGGACTTCGGTACGAACAGTCAGTGA
- the ftsR gene encoding transcriptional regulator FtsR — protein sequence MLRTPTGGAGHGAATAEEGSMSIGTVLIELRDEFPEVTISKIRFLEAEGLIEPQRTPSGYRKFAPRDVERLAQVLRMQRDHYLPLKVIREHLDALARGEQPVLPSPGDRRDLTDGVWDAAGPGAATAVRIGRAELLAAAEVDEERLEEWESYGLIVPAPEGGYDAEMVTVAKLVADLGRFGLEPRHLRAMRASADREAGLVEQVVAPLRRHRNPQTRAHAEATANELAELSVRLHAALVQTALRSRLH from the coding sequence ATGCTGCGAACACCGACAGGCGGTGCCGGTCACGGCGCCGCCACCGCGGAAGAGGGCTCGATGAGCATCGGTACGGTGCTCATCGAGCTGCGCGACGAGTTTCCCGAAGTCACCATCTCCAAGATCCGGTTCCTGGAGGCCGAGGGGCTCATCGAGCCGCAGCGCACTCCTTCCGGATACCGGAAGTTCGCCCCGCGGGATGTGGAGCGCCTCGCCCAGGTGCTGCGCATGCAGCGGGACCACTATCTGCCGCTCAAGGTCATCCGGGAGCACCTGGACGCCCTGGCGCGGGGAGAGCAGCCCGTCCTGCCCTCTCCGGGCGATCGGCGGGACCTGACCGACGGGGTCTGGGACGCCGCAGGTCCGGGTGCGGCCACCGCCGTGCGGATCGGGCGCGCCGAGCTGCTCGCGGCGGCCGAGGTCGATGAGGAGCGGCTGGAGGAGTGGGAGTCCTACGGGCTCATCGTTCCGGCCCCCGAGGGCGGCTACGACGCCGAGATGGTCACCGTAGCCAAGCTGGTCGCTGATCTGGGGCGATTCGGACTCGAACCGCGTCACCTTCGAGCCATGCGGGCCTCCGCCGACCGGGAGGCGGGCCTGGTGGAGCAGGTGGTCGCGCCGCTGCGCCGACACCGTAATCCGCAGACCAGAGCCCATGCGGAGGCCACCGCGAACGAGCTCGCGGAGCTGTCCGTACGGCTGCACGCGGCACTCGTCCAGACCGCTCTGCGGAGCCGTCTGCACTGA
- a CDS encoding FHA domain-containing protein, with amino-acid sequence MKLFAKLFGKSAREDSNSAARHRAPRHGQAEEPEAERPLFRDEVSGTTGGPGVSSVDPAGAGAIGFGEPSASGAGGGFTPEGSSMPVCTRCGHRNAEASRFCSNCGTPLRGGVPERASETTSTISISGLEAYEAEATGQTALPSLSPEAQAAVDALPGGSALLVVRRGPNSGSRFLLDSDLTTAGRHPQSDIFLDDVTVSRRHVEFRRSPDGSFTVGDVGSLNGTYVNRERIDSVQLSNGDEVQIGKYRLVFYASPRGV; translated from the coding sequence GTGAAGTTGTTTGCGAAGTTGTTCGGTAAGAGCGCACGCGAGGACAGCAACAGTGCTGCCCGCCACCGTGCTCCGCGCCACGGTCAGGCCGAGGAGCCGGAGGCGGAGCGTCCGCTCTTCCGTGACGAGGTGTCCGGTACCACGGGCGGACCCGGCGTGTCGTCTGTTGACCCTGCCGGTGCCGGGGCAATAGGTTTCGGCGAACCATCAGCCTCAGGTGCAGGTGGAGGGTTCACCCCGGAGGGCTCGTCGATGCCGGTCTGCACGAGGTGCGGTCACCGCAACGCGGAGGCCAGCAGGTTCTGCTCCAACTGCGGTACTCCGCTGAGGGGCGGCGTTCCCGAGCGCGCCTCGGAGACGACGTCGACGATCTCGATCTCGGGTCTTGAGGCGTACGAGGCGGAGGCGACGGGGCAGACGGCTCTGCCCTCGCTCTCCCCGGAGGCTCAGGCGGCCGTCGACGCGCTGCCGGGTGGTTCGGCCCTGCTGGTCGTGCGGCGCGGCCCGAACTCCGGAAGCCGATTCCTGCTCGACAGTGATCTGACGACGGCCGGCCGTCACCCGCAGAGCGACATCTTTCTCGATGACGTGACCGTGTCGCGCCGTCATGTGGAGTTCCGCAGGAGTCCGGACGGTAGCTTCACCGTGGGAGATGTCGGCAGCCTCAACGGCACCTACGTCAACCGTGAGCGCATCGATTCGGTCCAGCTGTCCAACGGCGACGAAGTCCAGATCGGAAAGTACCGCCTGGTCTTCTATGCGAGCCCGCGGGGCGTGTGA
- a CDS encoding DUF881 domain-containing protein, which yields MNNDENIRSPQPEDGAPATPEASVPPLAAEEVSGRQRLLAGLWPPRLSRAQLIVALLLFGLGLGLAIQVRSAGDDSALRGARQEDLVRILDEVDDRTQRLEDEKQRLDDQRTELENSSDQAEEARKQTREKERQLGILAGTVAAQGPGITLTISDPARAVAADMLLDALQELRAAGAEAIEVNGVRVVANTYFAGEGGDVQVDGEKIEAPYEFTVIGQPQDLEPALNIPGGVVQTLEKEQATVVVERSDDIVVDALRPAQRPDYARSSSP from the coding sequence ATGAACAACGACGAGAACATCCGCAGCCCCCAGCCCGAGGACGGCGCGCCCGCCACCCCGGAAGCTTCCGTGCCCCCGCTTGCGGCCGAGGAGGTCTCCGGGCGGCAGAGACTGCTGGCGGGCCTGTGGCCGCCCCGGCTCAGCCGGGCCCAACTCATCGTCGCCCTGCTGCTGTTCGGTCTCGGTCTGGGGCTTGCCATCCAGGTGCGGTCCGCCGGCGACGACAGTGCGCTGCGCGGTGCCCGACAGGAGGACCTGGTCCGCATCCTCGACGAGGTCGACGACCGGACGCAGCGCCTGGAGGACGAGAAGCAGCGCCTGGACGACCAGCGCACCGAGCTGGAGAACAGCTCCGACCAGGCCGAGGAGGCCCGGAAGCAGACGCGGGAGAAGGAGCGTCAGCTCGGCATCCTCGCGGGCACCGTGGCGGCACAGGGCCCCGGCATCACCCTGACGATCAGTGACCCGGCCCGGGCGGTCGCGGCCGACATGCTGCTCGACGCACTTCAGGAGCTGCGGGCGGCGGGCGCCGAGGCCATCGAGGTCAACGGGGTGCGCGTGGTGGCCAACACCTACTTCGCCGGAGAGGGTGGGGACGTCCAGGTGGACGGCGAGAAGATCGAGGCGCCGTACGAGTTCACGGTCATCGGCCAGCCGCAGGACCTGGAGCCCGCGCTCAACATCCCCGGCGGTGTGGTCCAGACGCTGGAGAAGGAGCAGGCCACGGTGGTCGTGGAGCGGTCCGACGACATCGTGGTCGACGCCTTGCGACCGGCGCAGCGGCCTGACTACGCTCGGTCGTCATCCCCGTGA
- a CDS encoding small basic family protein, producing the protein MIAVLGLVVGVVVGLLVRPEVPAVVEPYLPIAVVAALDAVFGGLRAMLDGIFVDKVFVVSFLSNVVVAALIVFLGDKLGVGAQLSTGVVVVLGIRIFSNAAAIRRHVFRA; encoded by the coding sequence GTGATCGCCGTACTGGGCCTCGTCGTGGGAGTCGTGGTCGGACTGTTGGTCCGGCCCGAGGTACCGGCGGTGGTCGAGCCCTACCTGCCTATCGCGGTGGTCGCCGCGCTCGACGCCGTCTTCGGCGGTCTGCGGGCGATGCTCGACGGCATCTTCGTCGACAAGGTCTTCGTCGTCTCCTTCCTCTCCAACGTCGTGGTGGCCGCGCTGATCGTCTTCCTCGGCGACAAACTGGGGGTCGGCGCTCAGCTCTCCACGGGTGTGGTGGTCGTGCTCGGCATCCGGATCTTCTCCAACGCCGCGGCGATCCGCCGCCACGTCTTCCGGGCTTGA
- a CDS encoding DUF881 domain-containing protein — MSQQSPDRSTASPPARPDASMSLLNNVMDHSLDEGYAEAAARRKADGSEGLPRTLRSKLWLAAGLVVAALVVTLGAAEARIAAPVVAKEREELIDRINAETRAADTLESDVDKLRADVSERQRKALERHGGAQGELVSLLAGATPVEGPGVKLVVDDAKNTDQGGGGPRESSGFTDTGRVRDRDMQRVVNGLWESGAEAIAINGQRLTALSAIRAAGDAILVHNRPLVPPYTVLVVGDGKKLAAAFRDSADGQYLNALKESFDIRTSMSDQAKVRLPAAPSLIVRTAEPKAAGSGAADTGKGTS, encoded by the coding sequence ATGTCGCAGCAGTCCCCCGATCGGAGCACCGCCTCGCCGCCCGCACGCCCCGACGCCTCCATGTCGCTGCTGAACAACGTGATGGACCACAGCCTCGACGAGGGCTACGCGGAGGCCGCGGCGCGCCGAAAGGCCGACGGGAGCGAGGGCCTGCCCCGTACGCTCAGGTCGAAGCTCTGGCTGGCGGCGGGACTGGTGGTGGCCGCCCTCGTGGTCACCCTCGGCGCGGCCGAGGCGCGGATCGCGGCCCCCGTCGTCGCGAAGGAGCGCGAGGAACTGATCGACCGCATCAACGCGGAGACCAGGGCGGCGGACACGCTGGAGTCGGATGTCGACAAGCTCCGTGCCGACGTGAGCGAACGCCAGCGCAAGGCCCTTGAGCGCCATGGGGGAGCCCAGGGGGAGCTGGTGTCCCTGCTGGCCGGGGCGACCCCGGTCGAGGGCCCGGGTGTGAAGCTCGTCGTGGACGACGCCAAGAACACCGACCAGGGCGGCGGCGGGCCGCGGGAGTCCAGCGGCTTCACCGACACCGGGCGGGTGCGCGACCGGGACATGCAGCGTGTGGTCAACGGGCTGTGGGAGTCCGGCGCCGAGGCCATCGCCATCAATGGGCAAAGGCTCACCGCGCTGTCCGCCATCCGAGCCGCCGGCGACGCCATACTGGTCCACAACAGGCCACTTGTACCGCCGTACACGGTGCTCGTGGTGGGGGACGGGAAGAAGCTCGCGGCCGCGTTCCGGGACAGCGCCGACGGCCAGTATCTGAACGCGCTGAAGGAGAGCTTCGACATTCGCACCAGCATGTCCGACCAGGCCAAGGTGCGGCTTCCGGCCGCGCCGAGCCTGATCGTCCGTACAGCAGAGCCGAAGGCCGCCGGCAGTGGTGCGGCAGACACAGGGAAGGGCACATCGTGA